The Naumovozyma dairenensis CBS 421 chromosome 1, complete genome genome includes a region encoding these proteins:
- the COG4 gene encoding Golgi transport complex subunit COG4 (similar to Saccharomyces cerevisiae COG4 (YPR105C); ancestral locus Anc_3.419), with translation MSKEINTTTTTTTTTTITSQEWHPPTSSAPSSSSLMIDSQLSKNLAKYSLLLEKLSTSSQVEKLSTIVAKDHQSHLANLNDFIQESQLNHNKQIRKLELQRTDLTTVLTKYNSILSNIQISNINGQLLNKNITSIDNENILVSQTLQFIKNIRTLKNNIILIDSALKEKDYQVAGKAIKEIKLLPNHETLINSEFAKKVIPSSTIQEEPAILIDNWCRELTTLFKEKFITAAQKKDIDELTLMFQMFPMVGQDHLGLELYSKYVCDIIANESRKILTFEKKNLSNLYYSNALLHLFKIVSTIINDHSKIISASYGKNYMIHVMENVEKEADLQAGLLLDIFNESRNLDQIVNNIKHWNEKYQNKDKKNYSIKRSISTDELQNDMENKNNNTSTIDNSSNKDIMIPMNQLSTLINEFSQILQNWSMYSRFFSVRWNEFSDIKTTVLTPPKPIGDSKFRTKLVNDSYLESFEILIMYHLQKSFNNSIALEELPSLNELIQLPTFKPNKDESLIPITSVLEDLSILIRKNLISNVNSGQFDVLNKFIDNISIFIQNEFLVKFMQNKIKSLQPKIIHLSSLKKYSPKIDDSLLLSPSSTSQLPTRSNTPVNNQSKNTASNTNTTTNDGSNMKLSNLRGFDFRGAAASAFTNIQSNLQTVVVTEETDTQESILALHHYLIYINTLYFTKTFIHKLLIIEIIDENPKLLPDNFPFLNNSGTLREKLITCENKIFEQTDKLIKWTIKYLFQNFFLSKIRILLTNLFVNNASHTSSHSSSSSFSHKRTDSRNNNTNNNELFYVSGIDDYEDMTRINEFLKKWQQLFIPFQNVLQHEAYNQLLSFVVEFMINLLEKRIWLLQVNELGATKLDRELSIFIGTVCGLNYKLREKFTKLTQIVLLLGFDDDDFNLETGDIKDDVGEGIDWVLSPQERISARNLKIDKRI, from the coding sequence ATGTCAAAGGAGATcaatactactactactactactactactactactattacGTCCCAGGAATGGCATCCTCCTACTTCATCAGcaccatcttcttcttctctaaTGATCGATTCCCAATTATCTAAAAATTTAGccaaatattctttattattagaaaaacTGTCCACTTCTTCAcaagttgaaaaattatcaacaataGTAGCTAAAGATCATCAATCACATTTAGCcaatttaaatgatttcattcaagaatctcaattgaatcataataaacaaattagaaaattagaattacaAAGAACAGACTTGACTACAGTAttaacaaaatataattcaatcTTATCAAATATACAAATATCAAACATAAATGgtcaattattaaataaaaatataacatCAAtcgataatgaaaatattttagtCTCACAAACATTACAATTCATCAAGAACATCagaactttgaaaaataatatcatattAATAGATTCTGCATTAAAGGAGAAAGATTATCAAGTCGCAGGGAAAGcaatcaaagaaatcaaattattaccTAATCATGAAactttaataaattcagaATTTGCCAAGAAAGTTATACCATCTTCCACAATTCAAGAAGAACCAGCCATATTAATTGACAATTGGTGTCGAGAATTAACCActttatttaaagaaaaatttataacaGCTGCCCAGAAAAAAGATATAGATGAATTGACTTTAATGTTTCAAATGTTCCCCATGGTAGGACAAGACCACTTGGGATTGgaattatattcaaaatatgtCTGTGATATTATAGCTAATGAAAGTAGGAAAATTTtaacttttgaaaagaaaaatctttcaaacttatattattcaaatgcATTATTAcatcttttcaaaatagtTTCTACCATAATTAATGATCATTCCAAGATTATTTCCGCCTCATACgggaaaaattatatgattcATGTGATGGAAAACGTAGAGAAAGAAGCAGATTTACAAGCAGGGCTTCTATTGgatatatttaatgaatcaaGAAATTTAGATCAAATCGTTAACAATATTAAGCATtggaatgaaaaatatcaaaataaagacaaaaaaaacTATTCAATTAAACGTAGTATCAGTACTGATGAACTACAAAATGatatggaaaataaaaataataatacttcTACGATTGACAATAGTAGTAACAAAGACATTATGATACCGATGAATCAATTATCAActttaataaatgaattttcACAAATCTTACAAAATTGGTCAATGTATTCAAGATTTTTTTCCGTTAGATGGAATGAATTTTCTGATATTAAAACAACTGTCTTGACACCTCCAAAACCTATTGGTGACAGTAAATTTAGGACGAAATTAGTAAATGATTCTTATTTGGAAAGTTTCGAAATCTTAATAAtgtatcatcttcaaaaatcatttaataatagtattGCATTAGAGGAATTACCATCtcttaatgaattgattcaattacCTACTTTTAAAccaaataaagatgaatcaTTAATACCAATAACATCTGTTTTGGAAGATTTATCTATCCTAATTaggaaaaatttaatatcaaatGTTAACTCAGGTCAATTTGATGTCTTAaacaaatttattgataatatttcaatctttattcaaaatgaatTCTTAGTGAAATTTAtgcaaaataaaattaaaagtttACAACCgaaaattattcatttatcaagtttgaaaaaatattctcctaaaattgatgattcattattactatcACCTTCATCCACATCTCAATTACCTACAAGATCAAATACACCAGTAAATAATCAATCGAAAAACACTGCATCCAATACTAATACCACAACGAATGATGGTTCCAATATGAAATTATCTAATCTAAGAGGGTTTGATTTCAGAGGAGCCGCAGCATCAGCATTTACAAACATTCAATCAAATTTACAAACTGTCGTAGTAACTGAAGAAACAGATACTCAAGAATCAATACTAGCACTACATCATTACTTGATTTACATCAACACCTTATACTTCACCAAAACATTCATtcataaattattaattatagaaatcattgatgaaaatCCTAAATTATTACCTGATAATTTCCCCTTTCTGAATAATTCTGGAACATTAAGGGAAAAATTAATCACAtgtgaaaataaaatatttgaacAAACAGATAAATTAATCAAATGGACAATAAAATACCTTTTCCAGAATTTCTTCCTATCCAAGATAAGAATCTTATTAACGAACTTGTTTGTTAACAATGCATCTCATACAAGCTCacattcttcttcttcatccttTTCTCATAAGAGAACTGATAGTcgtaataataatactaataataacgaatTGTTCTATGTTTCTGGAATAGATGATTATGAAGATATGACAAGGATAAATGAATTCTTAAAAAAATGGCAACAATTATTCATCCCATTCCAAAATGTCTTACAACATGAAGCAtataatcaattattatcattcgTTGTTGAATTTATGATTAATCTATTAGAAAAGAGAATTTGGTTATTACAAGTTAATGAATTAGGTGCAACGAAATTAGATAGAGAATTAAGTATATTTATTGGGACCGTTTGTGGGttaaattataaattgagagaaaaatttacaaaattgACCCaaattgtattattattgggattcgatgatgatgacttTAATTTGGAAACTGGTGACATTAAAGATGATGTTGGAGAGGGAATTGATTGGGTTTTAAGTCCACAAGAAAGAATCAGTGCTagaaatttaaagataGATAAAAGAATCtaa
- the FHL1 gene encoding Fhl1p (similar to Saccharomyces cerevisiae FHL1 (YPR104C); ancestral locus Anc_3.418), whose product MEAVSGAPDTVSYTSETHQETRDININIHNIETHQHSQQRKEGTENSMTEMETVPSGITQKHNTVLPEVEKKIRNFADNNETGNDSERKEQQQEETYAHEQNPEIRSANSHKEIEENISSDTKLIQTGRDNSPDIVQDNLNHTASNPTTIQEQNPENIQDISITGQDSKHDESKEHVEITLNASKNENTKIISTHHDTEEDQATNQIENIYDNLKDDTMNENKATHDATESRERQNEQTSAPEPSNLETISERSIELKHTIGEGSDILTQLEQERGKTIPSTNVSHLENSTGKDNSEKHDEIPSTHFDLPEGLTANLSNLSSTSNFIDKEQSSAKTTPGTPEGNMNMGQEDDAMKLELSTPQLDNDDFVKLLEFDPNHDPDIFSSNEILQQAISNDINEDGHVNTSDNITTDEKDNSNDVNAKEATEQSSVSRGHTPEINNDSNRENTEDVLNQKEDIQVKTENEAVLSRDDENQPPHHQNDPAKITTETSMEVKQENNLTQSNALNLPKTFETNINLEENTPASIIFGKNNLLNRQRQNSLTPVMFQRHELVALNNSTSLNTDKPANGLESANLEKDSNIQSPINLKSVDSQTSIPPSEQPTIFAYARLDFQSFTFYVQTLHAIIGRRSENDFSHKVDVNLGPSKSISRRHAQIFYNFGTGRFELSIIGKNGAFVDDVFVERGNTVPLRNKTKIQIGQIPFQFILPEGQDNGTSVSPPPEATKNAELEHVMDMGLAQEDIMDSAAAELQKSKKKQKESSVTTKKKTQSPKPAIKKEKKVIKPPKKVYTIDEIPVEYRAKPAYSYSAMLTTCIRKYSNANGMSLSEIYAGIRELFPYYKYCPDGWQSSVRHNLSLNKSFRKVSKEGKGWLWGLDENYIAEREKLKKKQAEAAAAKAQATRLRLEQQQMQKSKKSSHSTSIRKPTVNNANGNNNNQSISQTLAANRAAAVVTKSSPENDHKRTMKYLQEQLMVLTRDRKGLSKQTITTILTQALAMTINQVTQAAKSKGITGNPLIALMDKNPQHLNLILAAAVNAATAKVTNGQVKQLVSIPPPSSPLAKPTVSQQVNTTAASHNNSIANESSHSKSEAAGSFDPTSLSRFFQPKQQQQQQQQQQNKTTTPTLAKQPIVPQKRSREGDDEGRDEKKPNKGDETSSGDESDSSTSSSSSSSSSSASSSAASASSSSSSSESSNDSSSSSSSSGESDNEGSNENENENENKDENANENENENENENENVNENEDNLRKISCPSGPVPILTGKDSDKKEETADDRKESGDKDTNEMNDKKEGTSSSSSSSTSSSSSSSGSSSSDESDGTESSSDEDDGSTDEAK is encoded by the coding sequence ATGGAGGCTGTATCAGGGGCGCCTGATACTGTCTCATACACAAGTGAGACTCATCAAGAGACCCGAGATATAAACataaatattcataatattgaaactCATCAACACTCACAACAGCGAAAAGAAGGAACAGAGAATTCAATGACTGAAATGGAAACAGTTCCCTCAGGTATAACTCAAAAACACAATACGGTCTTACCAGAAgtagagaaaaaaatacgTAATTTTgcagataataatgaaactgGAAATGATTCTGAGCgaaaagaacaacaacaagaagaaacgTATGCTCATGAGCAAAACCCCGAGATTCGTTCAGCTAATAGTCATAAGgaaatagaagaaaatatatcaagCGACACTAAACTTATACAGACGGGAAGAGATAATTCACCTGATATAGTACAAGATAACCTTAATCATACTGCTTCCAATCCAACTACAATACAGGAACAAAACCCTGAGAATATACAAGATATCAGTATTACTGGACAAGATTCGAAACATGACGAGAGTAAAGAGCACGTAGAAATCACTCTGAATGCTAGTAAAAACGAGAACACGAAAATCATCAGCACACATCACGACACCGAGGAGGACCAGGCTACAaaccaaattgaaaatatatatgacAACCTGAAAGATGATACCATGAATGAAAACAAGGCCACACATGACGCTACAGAATCTAGGGAAAGACAAAATGAACAAACCTCTGCACCAGAACCATCAAATCTTGAGACGATAAGTGAACGTAGCATCGAATTGAAACATACAATAGGTGAAGGATCAGATATACTGACCCAGCTAGAGCAAGAAAGGGGCAAGACGATACCGTCAACCAATGTATCACatttagaaaattcaaCGGGGAAAGATAATAGTGAAAAACATGATGAAATACCGTCCACTCATTTTGACCTTCCTGAAGGCTTAACGGCAAATCTTTCTAATTTAAGTTCAACTTCTAATTTTATTGACAAAGAGCAAAGTAGTGCTAAGACCACCCCAGGTACCCCAGAAGGCAATATGAATATGGGACAAGAGGACGACGCCATGAAGTTAGAACTAAGTACGCCACAGTTGGACAACGATGATTTCGTTAAACTTTTAGAATTCGATCCAAATCATGATCctgatattttttcttcaaatgaaatattacaGCAAGCTATTTCCAATGATATCAATGAAGACGGGCATGTAAATACCAGTGACAATATTACGACTGATGAAAAAgataattcaaatgatgTGAATGCTAAAGAAGCCACTGAACAATCAAGTGTTAGCAGAGGTCATACACCGGAAATTAACAACGATAGTAATAGAGAAAACACGGAAGACGTTCTAAAtcaaaaagaagatattcAAGTTAAAACTGAGAATGAAGCGGTATTATCTCGAGATGATGAAAACCAACCACCTCATCACCAAAATGATCCGGCAAAAATAACTACCGAAACTTCCATGGAAGtaaaacaagaaaacaatCTCACACAATCAAATGCACTAAATCTCCCCAAAACGTTTGAAACCAACATAAATTTAGAAGAAAACACCCCTGCTTCCATAATATTTGGGAAAAACAATTTATTGAACCGACAGAGACAGAATTCATTGACTCCAGTAATGTTTCAGCGACATGAGTTAGTTGCACTAAACAACTCTACTTCACTAAATACTGACAAACCTGCCAATGGGCTGGAATCCGCTAATCTTGAAAAAGATTCAAATATACAGTCGCCTATTAACTTAAAATCGGTAGACTCTCAAACGTCAATACCACCCAGTGAACAACCAACAATTTTTGCCTATGCACGTCTAGATTTCCAAAGTTTTACATTTTATGTTCAAACATTACATGCAATTATTGGTAGAAGATCAGAGAATGATTTTTCACATAAAGTAGATGTTAATTTAGGTCCATCGAAATCGATATCAAGGAGGCATGCTCAAATTTTTTACAATTTCGGTACAGGAAGATTTGAACTTTCAATCATTGGTAAGAATGGTGCGTTTGTTGATGATGTGTTTGTTGAAAGAGGTAATACTGTCCCACTCCGAAACAAGACTAAGATTCAAATCGGACAAATcccatttcaatttataCTTCCGGAAGGGCAAGATAATGGTACATCCGTATCACCGCCACCTGAAGCAACAAAAAATGCAGAACTTGAACATGTAATGGATATGGGACTAGCTCAAGAAGATATAATGGACTCTGCAGCAGCTGAACTCCAAAAATCGAAAAAGAAACAGAAAGAATCATCAGTTACTaccaagaagaaaacacAATCACCTAAACCTGCTAtaaagaaggagaagaaagTTATCAAACCTCCAAAGAAAGTATACACTATTGATGAAATACCAGTAGAATACAGGGCTAAACCAGCATATTCATATTCTGCAATGTTAACTACTTGTATCAGGAAATATTCCAATGCTAACGGTATGTCTTTGTCTGAAATATATGCTGGTATACGGGAGCTCTTCCcatattataaatattgTCCAGATGGTTGGCAAAGTTCGGTGAGacataatttatcattgaataaatCTTTTAGGAAAGTATCCAAAGAAGGTAAAGGTTGGTTATGGGGACTTGATGAAAACTATATTgctgaaagagaaaaactgaaaaagaaacaagcTGAAGCTGCAGCAGCAAAGGCACAAGCAACAAGATTAAGActagaacaacaacaaatgcAAAAAAGTAAGAAATCAAGTCATTCTACGTCGATACGGAAACCTACTGTAAATAATGCTAATGGGAATAACAATAACCAATCCATATCACAAACTTTAGCCGCTAACAGAGCAGCAGCTGTGGTCACAAAATCATCACCTGAGAATGATCACAAGAGAACTATGAAATATTTGCAAGAGCAATTGATGGTCCTAACGCGAGATAGGAAAGGTTTATCAAAACAAACTATTACTACGATATTAACTCAAGCTTTAGCAATGACTATAAATCAAGTAACTCAAGCAGCCAAAAGTAAAGGCATTACGGGGAATCCACTTATAGCATTAATGGATAAAAATCCACAACATTTGAACTTAATTTTAGCAGCAGCAGTTAATGCAGCTACAGCTAAAGTAACGAATGGACAAGTAAAACAGCTAGTTAGTATACCGCCTCCGTCTAGTCCTTTAGCTAAGCCTACGGTATCACAACAAGTTAATACCACCGCTGCGTcacataataatagtattgCCAATGAATCATCTCATTCAAAATCAGAGGCTGCTGGTTCATTTGATCCAACATCATTGTCACGATTTTTCCAGCcgaaacaacaacagcagcaacaacaacaacaacaaaacaaGACTACGACACCAACTTTGGCGAAGCAGCCTATAGTTCCTCAGAAACGTAGTCGAGAAGGGGATGATGAAGGACGAGATGAGAAAAAGCCAAATAAAGGCGATGAAACGTCAAGTGGTGATGAATCTGACTCGTCAacgtcatcatcatcgtcgtcGTCGTCATCCTCGGCTTCATCGTCTGCAGCTTCTGCAAgttcctcttcttcatcgtcCGAATCATCGaatgattcatcatcatcatcatcatcatcaggTGAATCTGATAATGAGGGTTCTAATGAGAACGAAAACGAGAACGAAAACAAAGACGAGAACGCAAACGAAAACGAAAACGAAAACGAAAACGAGAACGAGAATGTGAATGAGAATGAAGACAATCTTAGGAAGATAAGTTGTCCAAGTGGTCCCGTTCCAATACTGACTGGTAAAGATAGTGACAAAAAGGAGGAAACTGCTGACGACCGTAAAGAAAGTGGCGATAAGGATACAAACGAAATGAATGATAAAAAGGAAGgaacatcttcttcttcatcatcttcgacttcctcatcttcatcatcatctggTTCATCATCCTCTGATGAGTCTGATGGGACGGAATCCAGttcagatgaagatgatggatCTACAGATGAAGCAAAATAG